A region from the Clavibacter sp. A6099 genome encodes:
- a CDS encoding DNA polymerase III subunit delta' has protein sequence MSDATPDRAAAAPADGSSASPDGRAIWDELTGQSEAVALLAAASSPRATARDAAGTALAHSWLITGPPGSGRSNLAYAFATALLSDGTPEGDAATARQVAARSHPDLGVLATERVIIAIDEVRALVTSSQYSPSVGRYRVMVVEDADRMTERTSNLLLKALEEPPERTIWILCAPSEADLIPTIRSRVRSVRLRIPSVEDVAALIQRRDGVDAATATRAAREAQSHIGMAHRLATDAEARERRSRTLELALGIRTVGDAVRAAAAMLELAGQDAKAFTVQRDADERERALRSLGVQEGGSIPPQLRSQIRQLEEDQKRRATRSLRDGIDRILVDLMSLHRDVLLHQLGADLPQVNAAIAPRIAEAAEAGSAAASLAVLDAVGVARRRIDGNVSPALALEAMLVSITRTRTAGRA, from the coding sequence GTGAGCGACGCGACACCGGACCGGGCGGCTGCGGCGCCGGCCGACGGGTCGTCCGCGAGCCCCGACGGGAGGGCGATCTGGGACGAGCTCACCGGCCAGTCCGAGGCCGTCGCGCTCCTCGCCGCCGCGAGCAGCCCGCGCGCCACGGCGCGCGACGCCGCCGGCACCGCGCTCGCGCACTCGTGGCTCATCACCGGGCCCCCCGGATCCGGCCGCTCGAACCTCGCCTACGCCTTCGCGACCGCGCTGCTGAGCGACGGCACGCCGGAGGGAGACGCGGCGACCGCTCGCCAGGTCGCCGCCCGCAGCCACCCCGACCTCGGCGTGCTCGCGACCGAGCGGGTCATCATCGCGATCGACGAGGTGCGCGCGCTCGTCACGTCGTCGCAGTACTCGCCGTCGGTCGGGCGCTACCGCGTCATGGTCGTCGAGGACGCCGATCGGATGACCGAGCGCACGTCGAACCTGCTGCTGAAGGCGCTCGAGGAGCCGCCGGAGCGCACCATCTGGATCCTGTGCGCGCCCAGCGAGGCCGACCTGATCCCCACCATCCGCTCGCGCGTGCGCAGCGTGCGGCTGCGGATCCCGTCCGTCGAGGACGTGGCCGCGCTGATCCAGCGCCGTGACGGCGTCGACGCGGCCACGGCCACGCGCGCGGCCCGTGAGGCGCAGAGCCACATCGGCATGGCGCACCGGCTCGCCACCGACGCGGAGGCGCGCGAGCGCCGCAGCCGCACCCTGGAGCTCGCGCTCGGCATCCGCACGGTCGGCGACGCCGTCCGCGCCGCCGCCGCGATGCTCGAGCTCGCCGGTCAGGACGCCAAGGCCTTCACGGTGCAGCGCGACGCCGACGAGCGTGAGCGCGCGCTCCGGTCGCTCGGCGTGCAGGAGGGCGGATCCATCCCACCGCAGCTGCGATCGCAGATCCGGCAGCTCGAGGAGGACCAGAAGCGGCGGGCCACGCGGAGCCTCCGCGACGGCATCGACCGGATCCTCGTCGACCTCATGTCGCTGCACCGCGACGTGCTCCTGCACCAGCTGGGGGCGGACCTGCCCCAGGTGAACGCGGCCATCGCCCCGCGGATCGCGGAGGCCGCGGAGGCCGGATCCGCGGCGGCGTCGCTCGCGGTCCTCGACGCGGTCGGGGTCGCTCGCCGCCGGATCGACGGCAACGTCTCGCCGGCGCTCGCCCTGGAGGCGATGCTCGTCTCCATCACCCGCACCCGCACGGCGGGTCGCGCGTGA
- a CDS encoding alpha/beta hydrolase yields the protein MRAGRRAGALGAVLLAAAVALSGCGLIPVPEPRSSTSSPTTEEVAPDLARYYEQALTWSPCEDGAQCATATAPLDWSAPDPATDIQLALVRHTARGADGPRGSLFVNPGGPGASGVDFVKASVDYAVSRDLQDAYDIVGWDPRGVGASTAVDCVDDTQLDSFLYGETEAPPGTPAHDEELVQASKSFAESCAARSGPLLQFIDTQSTVHDLDMLRALVGDRQLNYLGYSYGTSIGAQYAQDFPGHVGRMVLDGATDPSASSFDVVLAQTTGFRTSFESYMAACLAGQGCPFRGSVDEGEQMVATLLDRLDQSPLRARDGRELDGQVMRSAIDSALYSEQQWPALTTAFTEALRGESATAFSLADSYFGRKPDGTYSGNFYEAFLAIQCIDYPVERDPAVLVTEAAELRAAAGELADDDTSRDGEPDPLCGNWPYPARDTPAPVSAEGAAPIVVVGTTGDPATPYTWAEALAGQLASGVLLTYEGEGHIAYDERDPCIVSAVDGYLLGGDPPAAGTTCG from the coding sequence GTGAGGGCCGGGCGTAGAGCGGGAGCGCTGGGCGCGGTCCTCCTCGCCGCGGCCGTCGCCCTGAGCGGCTGCGGTCTCATCCCCGTCCCCGAGCCGCGCAGCTCGACCTCGAGCCCCACGACGGAGGAGGTCGCGCCCGACCTGGCCCGCTACTACGAGCAGGCCCTCACGTGGTCCCCGTGCGAGGACGGCGCCCAGTGCGCGACCGCGACGGCTCCGCTCGACTGGTCGGCCCCGGATCCGGCCACCGACATCCAGCTCGCCCTCGTGCGCCACACCGCCCGCGGCGCCGACGGCCCGCGCGGCTCGCTCTTCGTCAACCCCGGTGGCCCGGGGGCGTCCGGCGTCGACTTCGTGAAGGCCAGCGTCGACTACGCGGTCTCGCGCGACCTGCAGGACGCGTACGACATCGTCGGCTGGGACCCCCGCGGCGTCGGGGCGTCGACCGCCGTCGACTGCGTCGACGACACCCAGCTCGACTCCTTCCTCTACGGCGAGACCGAGGCGCCGCCCGGCACCCCCGCGCACGACGAGGAGCTGGTGCAGGCGTCGAAGTCGTTCGCGGAGTCCTGCGCCGCCCGGTCCGGCCCGCTGCTGCAGTTCATCGACACCCAGAGCACCGTGCACGACCTGGACATGCTGCGCGCCCTGGTGGGGGACAGGCAGCTGAACTACCTCGGCTACTCGTACGGCACGAGCATCGGCGCGCAGTACGCGCAGGACTTCCCCGGGCACGTCGGACGCATGGTGCTCGACGGCGCGACGGATCCGTCCGCGAGCTCGTTCGACGTCGTGCTCGCGCAGACGACGGGATTCCGCACCTCGTTCGAGTCGTACATGGCGGCGTGCCTGGCGGGGCAGGGGTGCCCATTCCGCGGATCAGTCGACGAGGGCGAGCAGATGGTCGCGACCCTCCTCGATCGGCTCGACCAGAGCCCGCTGCGCGCCCGCGACGGGCGGGAGCTCGACGGGCAGGTCATGCGCAGCGCCATCGACTCCGCGCTCTACAGCGAGCAGCAGTGGCCGGCGCTCACGACGGCGTTCACCGAGGCGCTCCGCGGCGAGTCCGCCACCGCCTTCTCGCTCGCCGACTCCTACTTCGGCCGGAAGCCGGACGGCACCTACTCCGGCAACTTCTACGAGGCCTTCCTCGCGATCCAGTGCATCGACTACCCGGTGGAGCGGGATCCCGCGGTGCTCGTGACGGAGGCGGCGGAGCTCCGCGCCGCCGCCGGCGAGCTGGCGGATGACGACACCTCCCGCGACGGCGAGCCGGACCCGCTGTGCGGCAACTGGCCCTATCCCGCCCGGGACACCCCGGCGCCCGTGTCGGCGGAGGGCGCGGCGCCCATCGTCGTCGTCGGCACCACGGGCGATCCCGCGACGCCGTACACGTGGGCCGAGGCGCTCGCGGGCCAGCTCGCCTCGGGCGTGCTCCTCACCTACGAGGGGGAGGGGCACATCGCCTACGACGAACGGGATCCGTGCATCGTGTCCGCGGTGGACGGCTACCTGCTCGGCGGGGATCCGCCTGCCGCCGGCACGACCTGCGGCTGA
- the dacB gene encoding D-alanyl-D-alanine carboxypeptidase/D-alanyl-D-alanine endopeptidase, whose amino-acid sequence MRSPADGPDRARADRTDRDAPTSRGRTRDLARTRDRRRTRSLTAAVAVVALLAAGAVGAGALTGRAGSASASVAATADPTPTPSPTPTQAPPRPAPVDQAARDLRMCSISSLAQDPRLATFEGQVRDVATGRVLFDRNGSTPERTASVMKVITSAAALAALGPDRRIATTVVRGAEPGTVVLVGGGDPTLSRLTSGSSVYPGAPRLSDLAQQVRTAWAADPATAGTPITRIVLDTSLFSGDTWIPSWAASERKAGYSSFMTPLQLDADRADPAAVVSARSEDPLARVGSTFRSMLGGSADVTQGTAPAGAAVLGKVESQPVSSLIQTALINSDNVLAESLARLVSIQVGAGNTQQSLATGIPKALQAYGLDTSTLTIVDGQGLSPDDRVPPSLLAQLMIQVDQRQQALGYLHDGLPVAGRTGTLAGRFTGDSAVARGHIVAKTGWIDTGYTLAGIVDAADGTKLTFAFYAIGNVTGDAKIALDALAAGTYRCGADLGDE is encoded by the coding sequence ATGCGATCCCCTGCCGACGGCCCCGACCGCGCGCGGGCCGACCGCACCGACCGGGATGCGCCCACGTCCCGGGGCCGCACGCGTGATCTGGCCCGCACGCGCGACCGCCGTCGCACCCGGTCCCTGACGGCCGCCGTCGCGGTCGTCGCCCTGCTCGCCGCCGGCGCCGTCGGCGCAGGTGCTCTGACCGGCCGCGCGGGGAGCGCCTCCGCGAGCGTCGCCGCCACCGCCGACCCGACGCCCACGCCGAGCCCCACCCCCACCCAGGCGCCGCCGCGTCCCGCGCCCGTCGACCAGGCCGCGCGCGACCTCCGCATGTGCTCCATCTCGTCCCTCGCACAGGATCCGCGCCTCGCCACCTTCGAGGGCCAGGTCCGCGACGTGGCGACCGGCCGCGTGCTGTTCGACCGGAACGGCAGCACCCCGGAGCGCACGGCGAGCGTCATGAAGGTCATCACCTCGGCCGCGGCCCTCGCGGCGCTGGGCCCCGACCGGCGCATCGCGACCACGGTGGTCCGCGGTGCCGAGCCCGGCACCGTCGTGCTCGTCGGCGGCGGGGATCCGACCCTGTCGCGCCTCACGTCCGGCAGCTCCGTCTATCCGGGGGCACCGCGCCTCAGCGACCTCGCGCAGCAGGTGCGCACGGCGTGGGCCGCGGATCCCGCGACGGCCGGCACGCCCATCACCCGCATCGTGCTCGACACCTCCCTCTTCTCCGGGGACACGTGGATCCCGTCGTGGGCCGCCTCCGAACGCAAGGCGGGGTACTCCAGCTTCATGACGCCGCTGCAGCTCGACGCCGACCGCGCGGATCCCGCCGCCGTCGTCTCCGCCCGGAGCGAGGATCCGCTGGCGCGCGTCGGCAGCACGTTCCGCTCCATGCTGGGCGGGTCGGCCGACGTCACGCAGGGCACGGCACCGGCCGGCGCCGCCGTGCTCGGCAAGGTCGAGTCGCAGCCGGTCTCCTCGCTCATCCAGACCGCGCTCATCAACTCCGACAACGTGCTCGCGGAGTCGCTCGCGCGGCTCGTGAGCATCCAGGTCGGCGCGGGGAACACGCAGCAGTCGCTGGCGACGGGGATCCCGAAGGCCCTGCAGGCGTACGGGCTCGACACCTCCACGCTCACCATCGTCGACGGCCAGGGCCTCAGCCCCGACGACCGCGTCCCCCCTTCGCTGCTCGCGCAGCTGATGATCCAGGTCGACCAGCGCCAGCAGGCGCTCGGGTACCTGCACGACGGGCTCCCCGTCGCGGGCCGCACCGGCACCCTGGCGGGTCGATTCACCGGAGACAGCGCCGTGGCCCGCGGGCACATCGTGGCCAAGACCGGCTGGATCGACACCGGCTACACGCTCGCCGGCATAGTCGACGCGGCCGACGGCACGAAGCTGACCTTCGCCTTCTATGCCATCGGGAACGTGACGGGCGACGCGAAGATCGCCCTGGACGCGCTGGCCGCGGGCACGTACCGCTGCGGGGCGGACCTGGGGGACGAGTGA
- a CDS encoding isochorismatase family protein, producing the protein MSRALFIIDVQNDFTEGGALGVDGGGDVARGITRLLAAEPYRYDHVLASRDWHEATGDNGGHFAAAGAVPDFSTTWPAHCVQGTPGAEYHPDLDVTAVDFHLRKGQGAPAYSIFEGTTEEGVPLADLLALHEITDIDVVGLATDYCVLASALDAVHQGKRVRILADLVAGVAPATSAAALDRLRDAGAEIVEGTAD; encoded by the coding sequence ATGAGTCGTGCTCTGTTCATCATCGACGTGCAGAACGACTTCACGGAGGGCGGCGCGCTCGGCGTCGACGGCGGCGGCGACGTCGCGCGGGGGATCACCCGGCTCCTCGCCGCGGAGCCGTACCGCTACGACCACGTCCTCGCGTCGCGCGACTGGCACGAGGCGACGGGCGACAACGGCGGGCACTTCGCCGCGGCGGGCGCCGTCCCCGACTTCTCGACCACGTGGCCCGCGCACTGCGTGCAGGGGACGCCGGGCGCGGAGTACCACCCCGACCTCGACGTCACCGCCGTCGACTTCCACCTCCGCAAGGGACAGGGCGCCCCCGCCTACTCGATCTTCGAGGGCACTACGGAGGAGGGCGTGCCGCTGGCGGACCTGCTGGCGCTGCACGAGATCACCGACATCGACGTCGTCGGCCTGGCCACCGACTACTGCGTGCTCGCCTCGGCGCTCGACGCGGTGCACCAGGGCAAGCGGGTGCGGATCCTCGCCGACCTCGTCGCTGGCGTGGCGCCTGCCACCAGCGCCGCCGCCCTCGACCGCCTCCGCGACGCCGGGGCCGAGATCGTCGAGGGCACGGCCGACTAG